Genomic window (candidate division KSB1 bacterium):
TCTCGCTTTCCCTATTAATTGGGAAAAGATTTTCAACTACGTCGGCTTTCCCGCTTTTTTGAAACCGCACAGCGGCGGCGGCTGGAAGCACGTTTACAAAGTCAACAACCCCGAGGAATTTTTCAAAGCCTATCATCAAACCGGCGATCTGGCGATGGTGCTGCAAGAGGGCATCGAATTTACCGAGTATTATCGTTGTTACACGGTTGGCCGCAGCAAAGTGCGCATCATGTTGTATGACCCCCGCAAGCCCTATCTCGGCGGCCAATATGGCGACGACGCCGGCCCCATCAATCCGGCGCTGCGGGATCGCATCACCGAGTATTGCGTGAAAATCAACAAAGCGCTGGGTTATGATTTGAACACCGCCGAGTTTGCGGTGCGCGACGGCATTCCGTACGCCATCGACTATTGCAACCCGGCGCCGGATGCCGATATTAACTCCGTCGGCGCCGTGAATTTCGAATGGCTCGTCGAGGCCATGGCGAATTTGGCCATCGAGCGCGCCCAGCTTCCGGAAAAGCCGCCGAAAGAATACACCTGGTCGGCTTTTATCGGCGGTGGGCAAGGCGCGTAAGACCTCTGCGTTTTCATCAATCTGTGGCAATTTGTCCAACACTTGGACGAACTTGGACGAGTTACCTTGGGCTTAAACCCAACGCGGGCGAGCCGCAACCAAAAAGGTTTTTTATCAGCTTAATAGCTGGGTGAAGCACAGTTTTCATAATGAATACAATAAGCCCTCGCTCGCACCGGTGCAAGTATCGGCAAATGGCTATGAATATCTCACCACTTCCTATCAATACAATGCCGCGAAAGCCATTTTTGATCCTTCCGGCAATATCGCGCAATACAATGAAGTCACGGTAACGCCCGGCAACGGATATAGCGGTTATACGAAGCACTATTTCTTTAATGGCCGTCCGGCTGCCGAGCTGGCCGTGCCCTATCCACCAAACGACGCTTATTGTTGTCGATCTCGAAACGACCGTCGCTGATATAGCGCTCCAGCTTCGACCACTGGCCGAGGGTGTAGCCAATGGCTTTGCCCATGACACTCTTGGGCAAAACTTCTCGCACCTGTTGATCCAGCCAGGCTTTGATCGCAATCAGAATCGGCTGGGCGGAGGTCTGCCGAAGTCGATAGCGCTCGTCGTGCGACAAGTTCGCTTCGCGCGCTTGGCGCTCGATTTGATAAAGCTGCTGCATCCGAAGCTTTTTCGCATGTCGGTGGCCTGGGCATAGAGATAGAATTTAAAATGGGCGGTAATCGGGAACAGGTTCGCCGATCGCGACAAGGTGAGAAAGCAGTTGGGCATCCACTTGACCTGACAAGCGGGTGTTCACGCCAGTGGGGAACTCGATGACACAGCACAGCGGCGGTGGGGCTAGGGCGTTTCCCGCACGTGCAGCGGGATGAATCTGTTAGCGGGAGCCGATGGCACCGCGGCTGGACGGTGGTGCGCGCGGTCTTTGCGCAGCCAACATTGAAAGGTGGAGAAGACGAGGTTTTCCTGCGCACAAAAAGCTTTCTGGGAGAGGCCGCTGGCGAGATACTTTTCAATATAGGCGAACATCTCGTGCGCGCGCGGCGTAAGTGGGGTTGCGGACGACATGATTTTCCTCCTTGATTGGGTGAACATGAAGGAAAATACAAAATTCATCCGCCAAAGAAAAGATGGACTTCACCGAGGGGATACGTTAAGTCGATAAAACTGAACAATCGGATTTAGTGGAATATTGTCAGTACCTACGGCATTCGATTCGCCAGCAAATATAACTCCTCTTGAATATTTTCCCCTCACATCTCCCACCGGCATACTAAGCGAATCTTCCTTAGCAAACCACATTTGAGGGTGATCAACCAATAAGGAATCATTAACAGGATCGAAAATACAGCATCTTAACATTGAGCGTTTATCGGGTAACGAAAAAATTACCACATAAGGTTTGATATAAAATATTGCCCATAAACGCTCGACTTCAGTAAAAATTGAACGACGATCTTTAATGTCAAGATCACCGCTTTTGTCAAGTGCCGAAAGCTTGGTTGCATTTGTTTGATGGTCTAACCGCCAAGACTTTAAAAAAACACCATGAGAATCATACATGCTGATTTGTAAGTCAAAAGTATTTCCAAGAAATACCTTGCCGGTTTCTATATCGCAGTCAATTCCAAATACAGGAGAGGTTCGAAGCTTTTTTAATCTTGTGTCATAATTACCAAATTTATTAATAACTTTACCGTTGCGATTGAAAACATAAATTGCTTTCTGTATTTCCCTCTTGGGAAGAGGAAAACACATCTCATTCGACACCATAATTCTGTGCCCATAACCAGTTATTCCTGCTGGTATAATTCTATAACCAGCCGAAGTGTCTCCCAAAAAAAATGAATGATAAAGCTTTCCTTCATAGTCATACAAAAAGAGCTTTTGCAAAGATAACGACGCCAATGCAAACGTGTTTTCGGTCAAGAATGCTATACCTATTGGCCCCAAAAATTCGCCCGGCCCTTGTCCCTTGCCACCTATTCTTCTAATAAATTTTCCATCAAATGCAAACTGAAGCACGTTTTCTCTAGTGCGATCGAACACAAATAAACACTGTGATCTCTCATCAGCAACAATCTGGTAAACATCTGCAATCATACATTCATCT
Coding sequences:
- a CDS encoding IS66 family transposase; amino-acid sequence: MQQLYQIERQAREANLSHDERYRLRQTSAQPILIAIKAWLDQQVREVLPKSVMGKAIGYTLGQWSKLERYISDGRFEIDNNKRRLVDRARPARQPDGH
- a CDS encoding 6-bladed beta-propeller is translated as MVLRSNTARFGEQNTFLDIFTLEKQIQLETKDECMIADVYQIVADERSQCLFVFDRTRENVLQFAFDGKFIRRIGGKGQGPGEFLGPIGIAFLTENTFALASLSLQKLFLYDYEGKLYHSFFLGDTSAGYRIIPAGITGYGHRIMVSNEMCFPLPKREIQKAIYVFNRNGKVINKFGNYDTRLKKLRTSPVFGIDCDIETGKVFLGNTFDLQISMYDSHGVFLKSWRLDHQTNATKLSALDKSGDLDIKDRRSIFTEVERLWAIFYIKPYVVIFSLPDKRSMLRCCIFDPVNDSLLVDHPQMWFAKEDSLSMPVGDVRGKYSRGVIFAGESNAVGTDNIPLNPIVQFYRLNVSPR